From Chryseobacterium gallinarum, one genomic window encodes:
- the porW gene encoding type IX secretion system periplasmic lipoprotein PorW/SprE, producing the protein MKKNILFLLVMCIVASCATKTKKPEQRSKLLKGFSTYYNTLFNAKDALNSEFTSRDKSHKDNFYAPYIPILTYEEQPLGSDLGQSTAFAENSMKMAEVANKPSGRNNPGAPNIPGGPGDGNPPDRPEDNASKGATTLEIAEAKALKAINKYSVTRNGEEKNKQIFDAYMILAQSRIYQNKPLEALDALNYVFTHMKDDKRIPLARIYQGLAYDKIKDYHKAHETFAKLKGEKINNNYAKLLSIYYSESLLDAGKKEEAAKELDQAFELNSNRKLKSRIAYLRGQVLENLGQNDKARESFTSAYKYANDFEFEVKSQIAIAKTFNGKGDYNGAKNYLESISKKGTYGSRKNEFYYALGLMANKAGKKEEAQDFFRKSLFEKVSDPQVRGLAYYEIGKGYLDKNDYIGAGAYYDSALAVMTYEPSKILLKDQSEYIKKISRNYYLIKKNDSILSLAKMNDAQRTDFFSKYIAKLKAKEEKAEQERRRAERSKGFDTGDYNANSIFANTGNSFEDFGVTTKGFYFSNTGTVNKGTSSFKQIWGDRALADNWRFSKKMTSSLEDMKNDALGVTSTPNPRRFEPAYYIEQIPTDQGKLSQLKKDRDTASLGLGIMYQNYFTNTPLATKTLYDLIDVKPEEKVMLQALYEIFAMNYEKNPQASDRAKQILLTDYPYTSYAEFVRNPKNKTFVKSTEEVENEYKKAYALFESEKFGESRDIIDQTIQKYPKDALVPKLYLLNAFNAGKSSGKEVMILQLEQIALNYSKTPEGVRAKEMLNYLKSDLSFQATDNKGNMIPNQPGSAPAQPGYNNAPQMPNGAPQQPGGTNPAQQPLNTINGSPQKPGANPQPKEKVKKVNEGKPNTGVPPRPQ; encoded by the coding sequence ATGAAAAAGAATATTTTATTCCTTTTAGTGATGTGCATTGTTGCTTCCTGTGCTACCAAAACAAAAAAGCCGGAGCAGCGTTCAAAGCTGTTAAAAGGATTTTCCACATATTACAATACCCTGTTTAATGCAAAAGACGCATTAAATAGCGAGTTTACGAGCAGGGATAAAAGCCATAAAGATAATTTCTACGCGCCCTATATTCCGATTCTCACCTACGAAGAGCAACCTTTGGGAAGTGATCTTGGCCAGTCTACAGCTTTTGCTGAGAACTCCATGAAAATGGCCGAAGTAGCCAATAAGCCTTCCGGAAGAAATAACCCTGGTGCTCCCAATATTCCGGGTGGCCCGGGAGATGGAAATCCTCCCGATAGACCTGAAGATAATGCAAGTAAAGGAGCTACCACACTGGAAATTGCCGAAGCCAAAGCTTTAAAAGCAATTAATAAGTATTCGGTTACCAGAAATGGAGAAGAGAAAAACAAGCAGATTTTTGATGCCTATATGATTCTTGCCCAGTCAAGAATTTATCAGAATAAGCCCTTGGAAGCATTGGACGCCCTCAATTATGTCTTTACCCATATGAAAGACGATAAGAGAATCCCGTTAGCCAGGATATATCAGGGATTGGCATATGATAAAATTAAGGATTATCACAAGGCTCATGAAACCTTTGCCAAACTCAAGGGTGAAAAGATTAATAATAATTATGCAAAACTTCTAAGTATTTATTATTCTGAATCTCTTTTGGATGCAGGAAAAAAAGAAGAGGCTGCCAAAGAGCTTGATCAGGCTTTTGAGCTAAATTCCAACAGAAAATTAAAAAGCAGAATTGCTTACTTAAGAGGGCAGGTTCTTGAAAATCTAGGGCAAAATGACAAAGCAAGAGAAAGCTTTACATCAGCCTATAAATATGCTAATGATTTTGAATTTGAAGTAAAATCACAAATTGCCATTGCGAAAACTTTTAATGGTAAAGGGGATTATAATGGAGCCAAAAATTACCTGGAAAGCATCAGTAAAAAAGGGACTTACGGCTCCAGAAAAAATGAATTTTATTACGCTTTAGGATTAATGGCCAATAAAGCCGGAAAAAAAGAAGAAGCACAGGATTTCTTCCGAAAATCTTTATTTGAAAAGGTTTCCGATCCGCAGGTCCGTGGCTTGGCTTATTACGAAATCGGAAAAGGCTATCTTGATAAGAACGACTATATCGGGGCGGGAGCCTATTATGATTCGGCACTGGCTGTAATGACCTACGAACCTTCTAAAATTCTGTTAAAAGATCAATCTGAGTACATTAAAAAAATCTCAAGAAATTATTATCTGATCAAAAAGAACGACAGTATTCTTTCCTTAGCTAAAATGAATGATGCTCAGAGAACTGACTTTTTTTCAAAATATATTGCCAAATTAAAAGCTAAAGAAGAAAAAGCCGAGCAGGAACGAAGACGCGCTGAAAGAAGTAAGGGCTTCGATACAGGAGATTATAACGCCAATTCAATTTTTGCCAATACCGGAAATTCTTTTGAGGATTTTGGCGTTACCACTAAGGGGTTTTATTTCAGTAACACAGGGACAGTAAATAAAGGAACTTCTTCTTTTAAACAAATCTGGGGAGACAGAGCGCTTGCTGATAACTGGCGTTTTTCAAAGAAAATGACCTCTTCTCTTGAAGATATGAAAAATGATGCATTAGGTGTGACTTCTACTCCTAATCCAAGACGATTTGAACCGGCTTATTATATCGAGCAGATTCCTACCGATCAGGGTAAGCTTTCCCAATTGAAGAAAGACAGGGATACTGCTTCGTTAGGACTTGGTATTATGTACCAGAACTATTTTACCAATACTCCCCTTGCTACCAAAACCCTGTATGATCTTATTGATGTAAAACCTGAAGAAAAAGTAATGCTGCAGGCATTGTATGAAATATTTGCAATGAACTATGAGAAAAATCCTCAGGCTTCGGACAGGGCTAAACAAATTCTTCTCACAGATTATCCTTATACTTCGTATGCTGAGTTTGTTAGAAATCCTAAAAATAAAACATTTGTAAAATCAACTGAAGAAGTTGAAAATGAATACAAAAAGGCCTACGCATTATTTGAATCTGAGAAATTCGGGGAAAGCAGGGATATTATAGACCAAACTATTCAGAAGTATCCTAAAGATGCCCTGGTTCCTAAACTATATCTTCTGAATGCATTTAACGCAGGAAAATCCAGTGGAAAAGAGGTAATGATTCTGCAGCTTGAACAGATTGCCCTGAATTATTCCAAAACACCTGAAGGTGTAAGGGCCAAAGAAATGCTGAATTATCTGAAAAGCGATCTTAGCTTCCAGGCTACGGATAATAAAGGAAATATGATCCCTAACCAGCCAGGAAGTGCTCCGGCCCAGCCCGGGTATAACAATGCTCCACAAATGCCAAACGGAGCTCCACAACAACCTGGAGGTACGAACCCGGCTCAACAGCCATTGAATACTATAAACGGATCCCCGCAAAAACCGGGTGCCAATCCTCAGCCCAAAGAAAAAGTAAAAAAAGTTAACGAAGGCAAACCTAATACAGGGGTTCCTCCAAGACCTCAATAA
- a CDS encoding KdsC family phosphatase — protein MSYKEKLKDIKAFVFDVDGVFTDGSVYLLPGGNMCRVMNVLDGYAVVKALKNNYLIGVITGGNDEMVKHRINYLGIQDYYPKSHNKLVDFEDFKKKYNLRNEEILTMGDDLPDIHIMENSAIAACPENAVPEIKGISHYISPKKGGSGAVRDVIEQVMKVQGNWHDDNTQSV, from the coding sequence ATGAGCTATAAAGAGAAATTAAAAGATATTAAGGCATTTGTGTTCGATGTAGACGGAGTTTTTACAGATGGGAGCGTCTACCTGCTTCCGGGAGGAAATATGTGCCGGGTAATGAATGTCCTGGATGGCTACGCCGTTGTTAAAGCGCTTAAAAACAATTATTTAATAGGAGTTATTACCGGGGGAAATGATGAAATGGTAAAACATAGAATCAATTATCTTGGCATACAGGATTATTATCCAAAATCGCATAATAAGCTGGTGGATTTTGAAGATTTTAAAAAGAAATACAATCTTAGAAATGAAGAGATTTTAACCATGGGAGATGATTTACCGGATATTCATATCATGGAAAATTCAGCGATTGCTGCCTGTCCGGAAAATGCAGTTCCCGAAATAAAGGGAATTTCCCATTATATTTCGCCTAAAAAAGGAGGGAGCGGAGCTGTGCGTGATGTCATTGAACAGGTGATGAAAGTCCAGGGAAACTGGCATGATGATAATACCCAATCTGTATAA
- a CDS encoding Maf family protein — MKLLLASQSPRRKELLSSLGFEFEVVAIHCEEILPESIKIEDAAAYLSELKADAFRSLVQGETLLTADTVVTINNRILGKPKDETDARNMLRSLSEATHQVYTGITIKTADTTITETDVADVTFDKISDDEIDYYIQKYNPFDKAGSYGIQEWLGMAKIKKMTGSFYTIMGLPTHLVYKILKEI, encoded by the coding sequence ATGAAATTACTTTTAGCCTCTCAATCTCCAAGAAGAAAAGAACTGCTTTCCAGCCTTGGATTTGAATTTGAAGTCGTTGCCATACATTGTGAAGAAATCCTCCCTGAATCTATAAAAATAGAAGATGCCGCGGCCTATTTATCCGAACTAAAAGCAGATGCCTTCAGGAGTCTGGTTCAGGGCGAAACATTATTAACGGCAGATACAGTAGTTACCATTAACAACCGGATTCTGGGAAAACCAAAAGATGAGACCGATGCCCGCAATATGCTCCGAAGTCTTTCAGAAGCTACCCATCAGGTCTATACGGGAATTACAATCAAAACTGCTGATACAACCATTACAGAGACTGATGTTGCTGATGTAACCTTTGACAAAATTTCAGATGATGAAATAGATTATTACATTCAAAAATACAACCCTTTTGATAAAGCCGGAAGTTATGGAATCCAGGAGTGGCTGGGAATGGCAAAAATCAAAAAAATGACCGGAAGCTTTTATACGATTATGGGACTTCCTACTCATCTGGTTTACAAAATTTTGAAAGAAATATAA
- a CDS encoding SDR family NAD(P)-dependent oxidoreductase, whose amino-acid sequence MKTILITGATSGIGKSTAELLAKQGNRIIICGRRIEVLESVKTELSQYTEIFSLNFDVRSREEVETAINSLPENWKDIDVLINNAGNAHGLDPLSAGKTDDWDSMIDGNVKGLLYVSKMIILVMKTKNLGHIINISSVAARQTYANGVVYCATKKAVDVISEGMRLELTEFGIKVTNIQPGAVETDFSLVRFKGDSEKAATVYAGYEALKAEDIADAIAYCVNAPKHVTISDMTIYPSAQAEPRTIYRK is encoded by the coding sequence ATGAAAACAATATTGATCACCGGAGCCACTTCCGGAATAGGAAAATCCACGGCAGAACTGCTGGCAAAACAAGGAAACAGAATTATCATTTGCGGCAGAAGAATTGAAGTTCTTGAATCTGTAAAAACTGAACTTTCTCAATATACCGAAATATTTAGTTTGAATTTTGACGTAAGAAGCAGGGAAGAAGTAGAAACAGCTATTAATTCTCTTCCTGAAAACTGGAAAGATATTGATGTCCTGATTAATAATGCAGGAAATGCACATGGATTAGACCCTCTTTCCGCAGGCAAGACAGACGATTGGGATTCTATGATAGACGGAAACGTAAAAGGTCTTTTGTATGTTTCCAAAATGATCATTCTTGTTATGAAAACTAAAAATTTAGGTCATATTATAAACATCAGCTCTGTAGCAGCCAGACAAACCTATGCCAATGGAGTAGTGTATTGTGCTACCAAAAAAGCTGTAGATGTGATTTCCGAAGGAATGAGACTGGAACTTACCGAATTCGGAATAAAAGTAACTAATATTCAGCCCGGTGCGGTAGAAACAGATTTCTCCTTGGTAAGATTCAAAGGGGACAGCGAAAAGGCCGCCACTGTTTATGCAGGTTATGAAGCACTAAAAGCTGAAGATATTGCAGATGCCATTGCCTATTGTGTGAATGCACCAAAGCACGTTACGATTTCAGATATGACCATCTATCCAAGTGCTCAGGCAGAACCGAGAACAATCTATAGAAAGTAG
- the lepA gene encoding translation elongation factor 4: MKNIRNFCIIAHIDHGKSTLADRLLEYTNTVTQRELQSQTLDDMDLEKERGITIKSHAIQMDYEYKGEKYTLNLIDTPGHVDFSYEVSRSIAACEGALLIVDAAQSIQAQTISNLYLALENDLTIIPILNKIDLPSANPEEVTDEIMNLIGCEYEDVLRVSGKTGEGVHHLLEQIVERIPAPVGDPDAPLQALIFDSVYNPFRGIEAYFKVVNGSIKKGQKVKFMATDKTYEADEVGTLKLKQVPKKEILTGDVGYIISGIKDAREVKVGDTITSFEKPATAPIEGFEEVKPMVFAGIYPIDSEDFEELRFSLEKLRLNDASLVFEPESSAALGFGFRCGFLGMLHMEIVQERLDREFNMNVITTVPNVSYFGYSKKEPEVPILINNPSEMMDPSIMDRVEEPFIKASIITKSDFVGAVMTLCIEKRGEIVNQSYLTSERVELIFNMPLAEVVFDFYDRLKSISKGYASFDYHPIGFRASKLVKMDILINGDMVDALSSLIHDSNAYHIGKKMCEKLRELIPRQQFDIAVQAALGTKVIARETIKALRKDVTAKCYGGDISRKRKLLEKQKEGKKKMKQIGRVEVPQSAFMAVLKLND; the protein is encoded by the coding sequence ATGAAAAACATACGAAATTTTTGCATAATTGCTCATATCGACCACGGTAAAAGTACTTTGGCAGACCGCCTTCTGGAGTATACCAATACTGTTACTCAACGAGAATTGCAATCTCAGACACTGGATGATATGGATCTGGAGAAAGAACGTGGAATTACAATTAAATCCCACGCTATCCAGATGGATTATGAGTATAAAGGAGAAAAATATACTTTAAACCTGATCGATACACCGGGACACGTAGACTTCTCTTACGAAGTTTCCCGTTCCATTGCGGCTTGTGAGGGTGCGCTTCTTATTGTAGATGCCGCACAAAGCATTCAGGCCCAAACTATCAGCAACCTTTATCTGGCATTGGAAAATGATCTTACCATTATCCCGATCCTGAATAAAATTGATCTGCCTTCTGCGAATCCTGAAGAAGTAACCGATGAAATTATGAATCTGATTGGTTGTGAATATGAAGATGTATTAAGAGTTTCAGGAAAAACAGGAGAGGGAGTCCATCACTTGCTGGAACAGATTGTAGAAAGAATTCCTGCACCAGTCGGAGATCCGGATGCTCCTCTTCAGGCTCTGATTTTTGATTCTGTTTATAACCCGTTCAGAGGGATTGAGGCTTATTTTAAAGTTGTAAACGGAAGCATCAAAAAAGGGCAGAAGGTAAAATTCATGGCTACCGACAAAACCTATGAAGCAGATGAGGTAGGAACTCTAAAGCTAAAGCAGGTTCCTAAAAAAGAAATTTTAACAGGAGATGTTGGCTATATTATTTCCGGAATTAAGGATGCGAGAGAAGTAAAAGTAGGTGATACCATTACTTCTTTTGAAAAACCAGCAACTGCACCGATTGAAGGATTTGAAGAGGTAAAACCAATGGTGTTTGCCGGGATTTACCCTATTGATTCTGAGGATTTTGAAGAATTGAGGTTCTCATTGGAGAAACTGAGACTGAATGATGCCTCTCTGGTTTTTGAACCGGAGAGTTCGGCGGCACTTGGTTTCGGATTCCGTTGCGGATTCCTGGGGATGCTTCACATGGAAATCGTACAGGAACGCCTGGATAGAGAGTTCAATATGAACGTTATCACCACAGTACCGAACGTATCGTATTTTGGATATTCTAAAAAAGAACCTGAAGTTCCGATTCTGATCAATAACCCGTCTGAAATGATGGATCCATCAATCATGGATAGAGTAGAAGAACCTTTTATCAAAGCTTCTATCATTACAAAATCTGATTTCGTTGGTGCTGTAATGACACTTTGTATTGAAAAAAGAGGGGAAATCGTTAATCAAAGCTACCTGACTTCAGAAAGAGTAGAATTGATTTTCAATATGCCATTGGCAGAAGTTGTTTTCGATTTCTATGACAGATTAAAATCAATCTCAAAAGGGTATGCATCATTTGATTATCATCCGATAGGATTCAGAGCTTCAAAGCTTGTAAAAATGGATATCCTGATCAACGGTGATATGGTTGATGCCCTTTCCTCTCTGATTCACGACAGTAATGCTTATCATATTGGTAAAAAGATGTGTGAAAAGCTTCGTGAGCTGATTCCGAGACAGCAGTTTGATATAGCTGTTCAGGCCGCTTTGGGTACAAAAGTGATTGCAAGGGAAACCATTAAGGCTTTAAGAAAGGATGTTACCGCAAAATGTTATGGTGGAGATATCTCCAGAAAGCGTAAGCTATTGGAAAAGCAGAAAGAAGGTAAGAAGAAAATGAAGCAGATCGGAAGGGTGGAAGTACCACAGTCTGCATTTATGGCAGTATTAAAGCTTAATGATTAA
- a CDS encoding YajG family lipoprotein, with protein sequence MKKILFFLLFSIVLHAQKTETIDLSKSIKDSKNSIKSFTVIDQRANQEIGMVMYHKDNVKVIFENDAGKDLKDWFYKYNPVRGNNDLVLMLENLNISEDRKEKYSIGKLELRASTFIKRDDGYHFVYRKDTVAAVSSRTTPYLAQNLARKITLIFTDLFKKSYEAKPWEFTVPENDLSHYTTLLKDKLDILKADELKEGAYKDYYSFFTHTPEPGFTLQTNNKGIVTKAVKGEEKKGIRNFYAFVHNGIAYKTIPAGYTEIFKNEDGVFIEVTKAELFPETATNGAMIGAAAGGLIGGIIGAVIDVSISGKKSSTIGSKVYLDPFTGNYIFPENFGKNQ encoded by the coding sequence ATGAAAAAAATACTTTTCTTTTTATTGTTTTCTATAGTATTACATGCTCAGAAAACAGAAACTATAGATCTTTCAAAATCTATTAAAGACAGCAAAAATTCCATCAAAAGTTTTACTGTGATAGATCAGAGAGCCAATCAGGAAATAGGAATGGTCATGTACCATAAAGATAATGTAAAGGTGATTTTTGAAAATGATGCCGGTAAGGACTTAAAAGATTGGTTTTATAAATACAATCCGGTAAGAGGAAACAATGATTTGGTCCTTATGTTGGAAAACTTAAATATTTCAGAAGACAGGAAAGAAAAATATTCTATCGGAAAACTTGAATTAAGAGCAAGTACTTTTATAAAAAGAGATGATGGATATCATTTTGTGTATAGAAAAGATACAGTAGCTGCTGTTTCATCAAGAACCACACCTTATCTGGCACAAAATCTGGCAAGAAAAATAACCTTAATTTTTACTGATCTGTTTAAAAAATCCTATGAGGCAAAGCCATGGGAATTTACTGTTCCAGAAAATGACCTTTCTCATTATACTACTTTACTAAAAGATAAACTTGATATTTTAAAAGCAGACGAATTAAAAGAAGGAGCTTACAAAGACTATTACAGCTTTTTTACTCATACTCCCGAACCTGGATTTACTTTACAAACCAATAATAAAGGAATTGTTACAAAAGCAGTAAAGGGAGAGGAGAAAAAAGGAATAAGAAATTTCTATGCTTTTGTACATAATGGCATAGCCTATAAAACTATTCCTGCAGGTTATACAGAAATTTTTAAAAATGAAGATGGTGTTTTTATTGAAGTCACAAAAGCAGAATTGTTTCCGGAGACAGCAACAAATGGTGCAATGATTGGTGCTGCTGCAGGTGGTTTAATAGGAGGTATTATCGGTGCGGTGATTGACGTCAGTATATCCGGTAAGAAAAGCAGTACAATAGGATCTAAAGTTTACCTTGACCCCTTTACAGGAAATTACATTTTTCCGGAAAATTTTGGTAAAAACCAATAG
- the tsaB gene encoding tRNA (adenosine(37)-N6)-threonylcarbamoyltransferase complex dimerization subunit type 1 TsaB, which produces MKILYLETSSKNCSVAVSDHDKLLCICEEVSENYKQSESLHTYVEWALEGAGIPLSEIEAVSLGKGPGSYTGLRIGAASAKGFCYGLKVPLVAVNSLESMIDPFLGQNYDLIVPLIDARRMEVYTAVYDGQTGKEISVTEAKILNETSFEELKDKKVLFVGDGARKAKEVIHLPLATFKDDVFPSAQYLIKKTLEKLENKEFEDIAYFEPFYLKDFHGVKKKQ; this is translated from the coding sequence ATGAAAATTCTATATCTTGAAACCTCTTCTAAAAACTGCTCTGTAGCTGTATCAGATCATGATAAATTACTCTGTATCTGTGAGGAAGTTTCCGAAAATTATAAACAGTCAGAAAGCCTTCATACTTATGTAGAATGGGCCCTGGAAGGAGCAGGGATTCCGCTCAGTGAAATTGAAGCTGTTTCCCTGGGAAAAGGACCAGGGTCTTATACCGGATTGAGAATTGGAGCCGCTTCCGCAAAAGGATTTTGCTATGGACTCAAGGTACCTTTAGTAGCAGTAAACTCCCTTGAAAGCATGATAGATCCCTTTTTAGGGCAAAATTATGATTTGATAGTACCTTTGATAGACGCAAGGAGAATGGAAGTATATACGGCCGTTTATGACGGTCAGACGGGAAAAGAAATTTCAGTGACTGAAGCCAAAATTTTAAATGAAACTTCTTTTGAAGAATTGAAGGATAAGAAAGTACTATTTGTAGGAGATGGTGCCAGGAAAGCAAAAGAAGTTATACATCTTCCGCTTGCAACATTTAAAGACGATGTTTTCCCTTCTGCACAATATCTGATCAAAAAGACTTTAGAAAAGTTAGAAAACAAGGAATTTGAAGATATAGCTTATTTCGAACCCTTTTATCTGAAAGACTTTCACGGTGTAAAGAAGAAACAATAA
- a CDS encoding Rossmann-like and DUF2520 domain-containing protein — MQIVIIGSGNVAYHMAKAFTLRGISLAQIFGRNEKELNKISEELHIPYSAEQLEDADLYIICVSDNSVEEVSKIIRKKDCLVAHTSGSLPKEILIGDYRKSSFYPLQTFSKSKELEYEKIPFFIEAENEEDKKTLFEVASKISENVMESNHEKRKYIHLTAVFACNFVNHLFSRAKEISDSQTIPFEYFLPLIDETVKKIYEIEPKMAQTGPAVRNDKRVLQLHEQLLQGESLEIYKTMNHSIQKMYEL; from the coding sequence ATGCAAATTGTAATTATCGGTTCCGGAAATGTAGCCTATCATATGGCAAAAGCTTTCACCTTACGGGGGATTTCTTTAGCCCAGATTTTTGGCAGGAATGAAAAAGAATTGAATAAGATCTCTGAAGAATTACATATTCCGTATTCTGCAGAACAATTGGAAGATGCCGATCTGTATATCATCTGTGTAAGTGATAACTCAGTAGAGGAAGTTTCTAAAATTATCCGTAAAAAAGATTGTCTGGTAGCCCACACTTCCGGATCCCTTCCTAAAGAAATTCTGATTGGGGATTACAGAAAATCAAGTTTTTATCCTTTACAGACTTTTTCAAAATCAAAAGAACTGGAATACGAAAAAATTCCGTTTTTTATTGAGGCTGAAAATGAAGAGGACAAAAAAACACTTTTTGAAGTGGCTTCTAAAATTTCAGAAAATGTAATGGAAAGTAATCATGAAAAAAGAAAATACATCCATCTTACTGCTGTATTTGCCTGCAATTTTGTGAATCATCTTTTCTCAAGAGCTAAAGAAATTTCAGATTCCCAGACAATTCCGTTTGAATATTTTCTACCGCTTATTGATGAAACGGTGAAAAAAATTTATGAAATTGAGCCTAAAATGGCGCAGACCGGCCCGGCCGTAAGAAATGATAAGAGAGTATTACAATTACACGAGCAGCTGTTACAAGGTGAAAGTCTTGAAATTTATAAAACAATGAATCATTCTATTCAAAAAATGTATGAGCTATAA
- a CDS encoding YraN family protein — protein MADHNDFGKIAEDLAADYLQKNGYRILLRNFRFQKAEIDIIAEKDGLLIIVEVKARSSDAFLLPQEAVTRTKIKSIVSAANHYLEELNSDKEVRFDIISVLPDEQRNLTIDHIIDAFQAFDAN, from the coding sequence ATGGCTGATCATAATGACTTTGGAAAAATAGCAGAAGATCTGGCTGCAGATTATCTTCAAAAAAACGGCTATAGGATTCTTCTCAGAAATTTCCGTTTTCAAAAAGCGGAAATTGACATTATTGCTGAAAAAGATGGATTACTCATCATTGTAGAAGTGAAGGCCAGATCTTCAGATGCCTTCCTGCTACCACAAGAGGCTGTGACCAGGACTAAAATAAAGTCTATAGTATCGGCAGCCAATCATTATCTGGAAGAATTGAACAGTGATAAAGAAGTAAGATTTGATATCATTTCCGTTCTTCCGGATGAACAAAGAAATTTAACGATTGACCATATAATAGATGCCTTTCAGGCATTTGATGCCAACTGA
- a CDS encoding RNA polymerase sigma factor — protein sequence MKSKDEEIISLMQNPRTQDKGVRALMDAYQSRLYWHIRRIIVDGDLAQDTLQETFIKAYQNFHQFKNDSQLYTWLYRIATNEALQQVNKMKKMKKTDEDAEYHMQNLVADNTERDAEEIQILLQNAIQSLPEKQKLVFMMRYYDDLPYEEISKIVDMSVGTLKTNYHYAKQKIEDYIKENYEK from the coding sequence ATGAAGAGTAAGGACGAGGAAATTATTTCGTTGATGCAAAATCCACGGACCCAGGATAAAGGAGTCCGTGCCTTGATGGATGCTTATCAAAGCAGATTGTACTGGCATATACGAAGAATAATTGTAGACGGAGATCTTGCTCAAGATACTTTGCAGGAAACTTTTATAAAAGCTTATCAGAATTTTCATCAGTTCAAAAATGATAGCCAGCTGTATACCTGGTTATACAGGATTGCTACCAACGAAGCACTGCAGCAGGTAAACAAGATGAAGAAAATGAAAAAAACTGATGAAGATGCAGAGTATCATATGCAGAATCTTGTTGCCGACAATACGGAAAGAGATGCCGAAGAAATACAAATATTATTGCAAAACGCTATACAGAGCCTGCCTGAAAAGCAGAAGCTGGTTTTTATGATGAGGTATTATGATGATTTACCCTATGAAGAAATATCAAAAATTGTAGATATGTCTGTAGGGACCCTAAAGACCAATTATCATTATGCCAAACAAAAAATAGAAGATTATATAAAAGAAAATTACGAGAAATAA